The nucleotide sequence CACTTTGGCAGAACCATCTGTGGAATCAACTGGGGCCGTTAAAGGGCCTGAAGAAGAACCAGTTGAGCCAGAAGGGCCAACATTTGAGCTAGCACTCTGCTGCACACCGCCAGTCGCGGTTGAGTAGTGCATGCCATCGACCACGATCGATTTGACTTTGGCCGCATCAATGGCAGTGCTCTTTTGAATGGCACGCCCCTCTTCGTCATGGCGATGCAGCTCAAGACTGACCTTGTTGTAGAGCAGATCATCCACGTCCATCACTCGCGAGATGTCTGAATCAGTGAATGACTTGAAGCAATCCAAAATCCGAGTGCGATTGGCCGGGTCAATCTCACAGTTCTTCATGTTGAGATTCTTCTTGAGCTTTTTGAAGCACGTTTCAGCATTGATCAGCAACACCTTGCCTTTGCGGGACTCAGGCTTGTTGCGATTCAAAATCCAAAGGTAGGTCGCAATGCCGGTATTGAAGAACTCATTCTTGGGAAGCTGAACAATGGCCTCCACAACGTCTTGCTCTTGGAAAAGCCAACGACGCGTCTCCGACTCCCCTCCTCCAGCATCACCAGAGAAAAGCGTTGAGCCAGAGTGAACGATTGCACCTACGCCGTTCTCTTCGAGGTGAAAGACCGCATGCTGCAAAAACAGCAACTGACCATCAGAGGTAGGTGGCATGCGCGAGGCATCAAAGCGACCGCAATTGCTTGTTTTGATGGTGGCCGCAAACGCTTTCCAATCCACACCGTAGGGAGGATTGGCCACGATGAAGCCTGACTTGTAGGCTAAGTAGTGGTCATGGGTGAGCGTGTTGCCCCAAGCAATCTGTGCATCTGGCCGAAAGCGAGCTTCAAGAGCCGCCAGAGCGTAGAGAGCATCATTGAGCTCTTGACCGCGCACACGGACCGAAAGCCCTGGGAACTCCTTGCGCAGAGCCTCCTCAGCAGCAAACAAGAAGTTTCCACCACCGCAAGCCATGTCATAAACGTCACAGATCTGTGAGGAGTTGGTGTTGGGACGCCGAGCTTCAATGCCAAGTGCACAAGCCAGTGCGATCAGATCCTTAGGCGTGTATTGCTCACCGGCAGTCTCGGCAGAGATATCAGCCCACATCCGCTTGATGTGCTCTTCAAGTGTGGTGACCTCTGAGTTGTCAAATTCCACCAAGTCCACATGAGCCCAACCGGGCGTGTCACCCGCACCAGCACAGAAGGTAAACAATGGATCGTTGGGGCGACTTGAGAGGTCAAGTGCAATGCCCTTAATGTCCAAGAACTTCGGCTGGCCTGGAGCATAGTCAACGCCAAGCAGACGCTTTGTCTCTGGATCAAACTGCTTTAGGAACGATTCGACCTGAACATAGAAGTTTCCAGTCTTGACCTTAACCAGTTCAGCAAGACCAACACCTAACTGAGCAATATCGGGGTGATAACCGTATCCTTCATTCTGAATGTTTATTTGAAGCCATTGAATGTGATTGGCATCAGCTTGATTGAATGGTGTGCCTGTCTCACTTTCAAATTCAGCCATCTTTTCAGTGCGCAGTCGCTTAATTCGAGACTCCACCAAGGCCAATGCAAAGAACGGAGCCATGTAGCTGGGGTAGTCGCTCTCTTTGACCCCAGTGCCCCTAAGCGTGTCGGCTGTGCGCCAGATCAGCGATTTGTATTTAAGAACTCCAGCACCAATGGCTTGACCCACATCCTCATCAGAGGAAATTGAAGCACTGTTATCAGAAGACTGCCCGTTTACTGCCTCTAACCGTTTGATAGCCGGTTGCGATGTCTTTGTGGTTGGCCCAGTAAGAGACGCACTATTGCTTGAAGTGCTTGGAAACTTATGACCAAAAACTGCGTTATTGAATTGCTCGTGACCCTGTTCTGTTTCAAATGTTTTATCGTTAAATTCTTCTGCCATTCCCTGACTCCGATTTGTGGAGTCTTATTCCTCTCAAATTGCAAGAGTGAAGTCAATTGAATTGCGAACAAAAATTACACAACGAAGAGTTGTGTCGAAACACTCTTTTTGTTGTGTATTGCAGTGCGTTGTTATGCGGCACTCAATACGGGTCAACTCGATAAATATGGATGCAAGCTTCCAAAACAATTAACACCCGTTTGTTTGACTTCAGTGACGGAAGACGCTTTTATGAAGCTCATACGTCAAGGATGCCATGCCTCAGAGTCACCTCCCCGTCCAATTAAGCTTCGTGTTTGTCGCGGTGGACTCAGGGCCCAGCCTTGAAGAACTTCACACCGTTGAAGTCCGAGCACGCCTTGACCATTGGCACCTGGATGCACTTAAGAGTGTTTGTAAAGGCAGCCAACTCAAGCCAAAGACAGTGACCATGGCTGAACTCACGCAGCAGATTGAAATCCACAGCCAGAGATTCATCAAAAGTGCTTCCTTCAACTACGTTGATATCGTGCTGGAGTGCGAGACAAAGGCCGCCACACAAAACATTGCCGCCCAAGGTGGCTCGTTGATCCATGATGTGCAGTGCAGAGCCCAGTTGCCCGAGACACTCATCTTCGATGAGGAAGAGCGCGTGATTCACTTCATTGCGGAGCTCTTTGCAGGCTACGCTTATATCGAGATCATTGAGCGCGTTGACGGTGAAGATCACCTCTCTGTCATGACCACGGGCAAAGGGAACGTGGAAACCAATCCGTTCTTTGAACAGGAAGAGCTGGAAATCACATTGACAGTGGGGAACACCGCACCGATAACAATGCTCAAGGTTTCGCGCAGCTCTGGCCCCTTGAATGCATTTTTTGACCAACTCCCTGCCTCATCTCGTTCAACGCCAGGTGAGCGCAGAGACTCCACGATCATGCTTATTGAATCCGAACTGCAAGACGCCCTTGATGCTCAGGGTCATCCCGATGTGAAGTTTCAGATTGAAGATAGAAGCCATCAGGCTAATCACCCCACGATCGACTTCAAATGCCTTGCACCCATTAAACCTGCAAGCTTTGACCAACAGATGTTCAAGTCCACCATATTGCAGTCTGGGCTAGGTCTTCTGAAAAGCCCATGACTTACTTGGAGCGGCTGCGCTCCTCAAGAATTTTCAAACCTTTTGCGAGCAATGCGGCCTTAGCTAGGCTTACTTCCTTGCGTCTACCCTCTGCCCTTGCGCTCTCGTTTACGCTGGACTCTCTCGAAGCACGTTTCGGGCGATCCATTTCACCAACTGGAGGCTTTGGGACCTCTGGTGCAGCACCGAATACCGGCATAGATGACATAGGGGTATTCATCATCCACATCACGACATGCACAATCCAAAAGGTATCCCTATTGCCTATGGTTATCACTGGGATCTGTGGCATTTGGCCGCGTGCCTTTAGGTTCCAGACGAACTTGACTGGCTTGTTCATGATCTGAGCTAACTGCACTTGACTCAGCAAATCACCAGTGAATCCATGCTCACCCTTAATGCGAGCTACCGCTGCGTTAATTGCGATCCAATCTGGCTGATGCTTTTGATTCTCCACTTGCAACTAATGCTCCTTTGAGCACTAACTTCGCAAATAAAGCTTTCTGCGTCAAATCAATTTCCAGACACAAGGCACGCGCTTGGAATGCCCAAAATGTTTCAGAAAAATGGCGCATATTTGGCGCAGTCGTATTGAGTAGTCGTGAGCACTGGCGAGCACTAAATGCCGTTAAACATCTACATAACGATATTTAATGTGAGCGCATTTCATATCTTTTGCTGCTCAATCACACATCAGTGGTGCCTCGAGCCGGAATCGAACCGGCATTCAGCAGGAACCGAACCGATCTAAATCTTGCCATTAACTCCTCTGAAAATCAGTTACATCTGACCAAAGGCCATTCCTGTTTTGCCGCGCCAAATGCAATATGGCGCATATATGGCGCAATAAGAAGAGAGGAGAAGACATGCCAATAAGAGCAAGAAAAGGAAAGTCTGGAAGCGTTACCTACCAGGTAACTATAAGAATCAAGAGCCAACCAACACTCACAGAGTCGTTTAACACAAAGGCTGAAGCAGAACGCTGGGAGGATGCGATGAAAACCGCAGCACGTGACTCAGTGAAGACGATGCCAGACACAAAGCGCTATCGCCGCACCACAATTAAAGAAGCTTCACAGGCGTATCAACTATCTCTCAAATGTAAAAGAACCACGATTCAAAATCTCAAGATTCTGGAGCGTGAGGTGGGCTCTACCGCTCTTGCCAATATCACCACAGAGTTCCTTAACGACTACGTTACACACATGTGTGCAACCAATTCTCAATATGGACGACCCTACACAAAGGCAACCATTGCAAAGCAAATTCAGGCGCTTAGGGGACTGGTCCGTTTTCAAGCCGAGTCGTTGCGAGTTGAGCCACCGCTATCAGCTATCACCATATCGGTATTGGGTGATGGATGGGATAACGAACGAACCCGACTATTAGAGCCACACGAGGAAGATGCCCTGCGCACAGAGTTCAAAAATTGTGTCAATGACGAGCACTGGCCACTTTTGATGACTATCGCGCTAGAAACAGGAGCGCGGCAAGCGGAGATCGTTATGGCTGAACAAAAAGAATTTGATCTCAACGAAAAAGTGTGGATCATCCCGGCTGCACACACCAAGGTCAAAAAAACGCGGCAAGTTCCGCTGTCTAAAGTTGCACATGCGGCAGCCAAGAAGCTCATCAAACTGCTAGATGAAGAAAATGAACGTCTCTTGGCTGCTGACCCCAAAGCAAAGAGACTGACTCGTGTGTTTTGGCCTTTCTCAACTCCCAGCTCGGTGAGTTCAGGCTTTCGAAAGTTGACCAGGAAGCTGCGCATTGATGACCTTCATTTCCATGACCTGCGCCACACCGCGATTACCCGGATGGTTCTCACTAAACGCAAGCTGAGTGTTTATGAGATCATGAAAATTGTGGGCCACACCACGTTAAAGATGCTGGATCGTTACGCCAATTTAAGGGGAGGAGATCTGGTCGACAGGATGGAGTAATCACCAGCCTAGTCTTTAGCGGCAAATTGGATTTACTCAAAATAGCGTGAGGTCGAGCTGTGGAGCCCATTGCCCTGCGCAGAGAAGCGCCTCCAAATGATCCTGACGATGATGTGCCTAACTCGATCAATAAAGCCAAGGTCTATGAATCCGAGATGCTCGCGCTGGCTTTAAACAAGGGCCACGGCTTTAATGATCGCCCAAACGCCGCTCGAGTCACCGCAGCTCAATCCGCCCGAGCTCGTGGAGCCATTGAAATCGCCTCGCGTTTAGACGCCATCACCTGCGCCATTGAGGAGCGTGAAGAGTATGAGGCTTTCATCCCTGCGGTGAAGCCCTCCAAGCGAGCTGTGCGCGCTTTGTAATGCGCCGCTAGAATTCTTCTAAGAGAGGGTATTTCATGGCAACACAAACACTAAACAAGCAGGCTTTGAGCGACATTGCCTCTTTGCAATCTTATGCACCGCGCCAGGCCGCGCTGGATTTGTTGGCACAAGGGTGCATGGAGGAGTTTCTGGATTGGGAGCTTGGTGAGGGTTACGTTGCTGCCAACGGAGAACCCAAGCAGGTTGAAGAGCGTTTTGCGGTGGCGACGCGGCGTCAAGCCCTTCTCAATGAGCTTGCCCTGGACGGGGCTCTTTACGGTCGAATCTCTGATGTCGCGCAAGGCAAGGAAGAGGACGCGTTACTTCGTTTGGCCCTCGAGCGCATCCCTTATCTTTTTGCTTCGCCTCTTGAAATTGCTCTGCGCACCGCTCCGATCGAAGCCTTTGAGAAAACCCTTTTATCTTGGAGCTCCCCGGAGCGCCGTTTTTTCGGGATCGACGGCTCGAGCAAAGATGGGCATGGCTGGCAAAGTTTTTCCATCCGATCGAGCATTCTTGATAAGAAACAGAGCTCACGCGCACTGTTCGACATTGGTCAACGTTTGAAGCGCCATAGTTTGCTCACACTCGCGCTTCTTTTAGGCAAAACAGAGCACGCCGTGGCCCTGTGTCGCCATGGATTGCGCCCTGATTCGCAAAATGAGTGGGACGATGTATTTAGTGCTCTTCAATCCTTCAAGGGCCTCACACCGGATCAGCAAACATGGCTTACCGGATGCGTTGAACCAAAAACTATTCAAGCGATTGAGTGGCTCATTGAGCAGGACAACCTTTTTAATGCGATGGAAGAGGCCGCCGAAGAGCTTGAGGCTCCTCAAGGTATTCCCAAGCTTGGTGAGCTCTTGGACCAAGGAGCCAGCTTTAGCTACTACCCGATGATTAAGGCCATGGAGTGGGGACAACTTGATTTGCTGGAGCGGATGTTTAAATCCGGTGGCAACCCGAATGTCACCTACAAGAGCGGGGCCCCGCTTATGGCACGCATAGCCGGTGACGAGTATTTTACGCTTGAAGCACTTGATCTTTTCTTGAAATACGGGACCAACCCGACCATGGGTGAAGGTGCCGAGAGTTATTTCGGGGATGGATGGAATCTCTCTGCACTGGCTTCATTTGTTTGGTCTGGGCGTTTTGAGCATCTTAAAAAAGCGTGTGATGGACCTGTAGCGCCCATCGCACTTCGGCGCGACAAGGCGGGCTATGAGCCTTCCTTTGGGGACACCAAGAAGAAATCCAAGAAGCCTAAGGTTTACTACTCCCAGATGCTCGCTTTAGCTCTGCAAAAAGATCATGGCGCAATGGCTGCGTGGATGATCCAAAAGCACGGTTGCCGGCTGGATGACCTTGAGCCAGAAAATGGTGAGCCATGTTCCGCGTTCGGTCAGGGCGACACGATTGAAGAAGCGAAAGCTGCACAACTGCAAGCTGAAATGAAAGCAAGTCTTCCCAAGCCGGAGCTTAGGACGACCTCTTCATTGGCAAATACTCCATGAGCAGAGCGAGTAACCACCGAAGCAATTTTGAAAGTTGATTAGTGGCATGAGTGAACCGTCAGTCTTGCCTGCGAATTAGCCCCACCGATTGGCGAGCAGTGCACAGCAGAGCACCCCACGCATTGCGTGGGGCTATAACTCCTAATTGATTAATTCAAGGCTGCTAAAGCACGTCTCTGTCTGTTTTAGGAATCCTTCAATTTTGGTCAAACGAATCCTCCAACCTGTAAGTATTCCGCGCTGGCTCAAAAGTCTAGGTATAGCTTGACTGAACGTTACCAACCATTTATCCACCAAGGCAAAAGTTCCGTGATCAAGTGCAGGAAAGCTTATGATTTTCCCACCTGCAGCCAGGACTTTGGCTGCCGGATTACCAAACTGTGTTGCTAGTTCACCATCAAAGAAATAGAAATCCTCATCATTTCCAAAGCTTTGGTTCTTGGCTACAACATAGGTCACATCATCTCCCCAGATATCCATCACCTTCGTTACGCTAGCCCCGGAAGCTTGAACTTGCGTAATGACACACAACACAACGATTTCGTAACCTTCTTGACGATACTGATCTTTGAAAGATTTCATGTCGCCATAGACATAACTTAGATCAATCAAGCCACCTGGAAGATCCATTAAGACAATGTCAGCATCAGTATCTAAAGTGTCACCAAATTTGTCGGCGTCAGACTTTGCATCAAACATCAAGACCCCGGCATCTGGCCTATTGTTGTTTTCAATGACGTCATACTCCCCCTCTTTGTCTTTCAAACCGTATGCCAATGCTAATTGGCCCACATTGGGATCGGTGTCGTATGCATGCACTCTGACTGCAGTCCCGTCCTTCTTCTTTTGATTTCTCAAATACTCAAGCAGTGCCTTTGCTACTGTGGATTTTCCTACGCCTCCTTTTGCGGATGCAATAAATATTGCTTTCTTCTTCATACCTTCTCCTTTTTGGTTGTTGTTTATCCATTTGTTTTTTAGCGGTATTTTTCCCAAAGCTCTGCCCAACTTTTTATCTTCCCTTCAATTAAATCTCTGTGATACCTAAGCGGAACTTCGATCCTATCGTCAGGTGGAAACTTCAATGTTGATCGAGGTCGTTCTGTATGCGCCATCTCCCAAACCGCTTTTCGCAAAGCTGCAAATGAGCAAGGCGTTCCACCAAACATCGTGTGAATGTCATTCTCTTCACCATCAACCTCATTGAACACCAGTGGTTGGTCTTTAATAGTGACCCGGCTCGGCGGGGTCCGAATGTTAGGTCTTGATCTTTGCTCAACTGAAACAGTGGAGGAGCTAAGGGCAGCTATTTCGCTTGGCTCAACAGTTTTTGGAACTGCTGCAGGGCTCTCTCTTTTTGCGTCTGACGGTGCACTACGGACTCGTTTTTTCTTCGTCGACTTTGCACTTTCCTTTGAACTTGGAGTGGCATCTTCAGCCGTAAGCCAAACGGGATTTACCTTTTGAATTTTTGCTTTGAATAGTGCATCCCTCACTGCCTTCGCTTCAGCTAATGTCGTCAGACTTTTTGCCAGAGTATGAAGCTTTGCCATATGTATGGCGGAGACTGAAAAGCCAAGCCGTCTGACGGCAAGAGCCATTTCGGCGTGTGTGTAACCAGCAAGTTTCCAGCCAACTATTAGTTGGGGCTTGGATCGCACAAAATGTATTGCGTCGCGTTTGGAATTTCCAGATACAGCGTCGACACCGAAAATCATCTCAGCTTCGGCATTGCAATCTGTATCGTCACTTAAGTTACTCATTTTGTAATCACTTATCATTTATTCACCTTCAAAAGGGTGGGCTTCGATAAGTCACAGTCTCATTCCAAAAATCGATGAGCAATACAAAACGAAAAGTATTTACTTGAGCGGTCGATATGACCCGCCAGAAGGTATCAAAAAGGGCTTGTTTTTACTTGCACTCTAGAGTAGAAACGGTAAAGTTATCCGTTTTTATTCATATCAATCGCAATCTGAGACTTGTAAATAAATTACATTTCTCCAGCATGTGCCGTTACTCTCTTTAATTCAAAGGTTAGGTGCTGCTTAAACGCTCATGAGAAGCGGCCTCTCGACTGGTTGATTTACGACCTCTTCAAAGACTAGGCAATCGGGAAGTATTCGAGCATCTAGTTGAACCACTTACGCATGAACCACACACCATGTTGGGATAGCCGCGCATCATTGACACACCAAGTCCAAACGCTCACGCACTAACCACACACCATGTTGCGATAGCCGCGCATCATTGGCACACCAAGATCAACAGCCTACGCACTAACCACGCACCATGTTGCGATAGCCGCGCATCATTGGCACACCAAGATCAACAGCCTACGCACTAACCACGCACCATGTTGCGATAGCCGCGCATCATTGACACACCAAGTTCAACCGCTTACGCACTAACCACACACCATGTTGCTATAGCTACGCATCATTGGCACACCAAGTTCAACCGCTTACGCACTAACCACACACCATGTTGCTATAGCTACGCATCATTGGCACACCAAGTTCAACCGCTTACGCACTAACCACACACCATGTTGCTATAGCTACGCATCATTGGCACACCAAGATCAACAGCCTACGCACTAACCACACACCATGTTGCGATAGTTACGGAGCATTGGCACACTAATTTAAACCACTTACACATGAGCCACAAGCCAGGTTGCGACAGTTTCGCGACATGGGCACTGGAGGCAGTCGTGAAAACCGTATCTCTAGGTGCTTAAGCCCTAACTAACCAGCGTTACAAGCTAGCAATCTGAATCCAGCATCCACGTCGACGTTGCCAATCTGGCATATTAAATGTGCCCTTTTTGACCGATTCGTTTTGTGTTTGGTGTGGAGATAGTCGTTATGTGTTTTTTAGGCAGGAATTGGTGTGTGTGGCGCTGATTTGAGATTTATAGACCATTGCCCTCCCGGCGGGGTGTTTAGAACCTTTTTGAGCTCTTTTCCCTCTGAAACGATGCGCTTTTTGCGTGTTACCAAATGGCTAACAAATTCGAGCAAAAAAACGTCACCTTTTTTTTGATTTCTCCTCTGAAAACAGCGTTCTAACACCTTTGCTACCACCATTTTTTCAAGATATTGAAAAAGGCTACAACTTGGTAATGCTTATTGAATTCAATCGTCAGCCGTGTCTGGTCGACTCCTCTGCGCTCAAGTCGGTCATGCCTATGTGCCGGAAGGTTAGAGCTCACATCAATCCCGGCATGGCTATATCAACCTAGCACTTGATGACCGACGATGCCGGATTCATGGTCATCAATGCCACTAAAACTGCGGAAATAGGGCCGATTCAAGGGAGGTAGTATGCAGCTTAGCCATCATAGAATAACTCATTGATTTGATTGAATATTTTCCTGCAACTGCACGTTTTTTAGGCGCATTTCCACCGAATGATGATGGACACCGCGCATACTACGTGCACAAAAAAGGGGCCTCAGGCCCCTTAAGTAAGTGAGTTGAAACCGTTACAGGCGGTTACTCATCTGGGCATTCGCCGCCGGTTCTGGCATCGGAATAAAGCACTCTAGGCCCTCCTGCTCATGCTCAGCAATGCATTCTTGTGCCATGGTTTTGAAGATGGCCGAGGCGGTGGGGACAAGCTTTTTGATTGGGCTTTGTTCACCCATGAGAAATTTGGCTTCATCCAGAGTCAAGGGATGAAATATTGACTCCATGCTGTCTTGAAACTTCAGGAGCGATGTGGGCGTCTGGTCTTTGGGTGCTGAGGCATTCATGAACTCGATGGATGCCACGTCATTCAATAAAATCCCCTTACGAAATAGCACCTCAATGACAGCGTCTGCGCGATTGAGCGCCGCTGCTGCTATCGGGGGCAAAAACAATGGGGTCGGAGCTTGAGGCAATTCCACTTCAAGAATGATTTCAAAAATGTCCAATCCATTTTTCTCAAATGCTGCTTGGGCGATCACCAAGTCATCCTTTGTGTTGCACTGAATCGCATCCGCAAGGATCAATTTCATGGCCGCAATTTGCCCCAACTTAAGCGTGCGCGGCGTGAACTCCACCGGCACTTCTTCATTGCACAAGCTAACAAGGTTCATTGCGACGGCCTTGTCCATGTGACGCAAAGCCAAGCTGACATACACCCCCTCAAAGTTCTCCCAAGGGTCTTCACCGCGATCGTTGAGCTCATAGGTCATCACCTTAGTCAGACCATCAAAGGTTGCACGCTCCAACTTAGGCTTCTCTTGACCAGCCTTTTCCATCATGAAAAAGAAGGCGTCAGGTGCGCTGCATGACACCGCATAGGCAGGCATGTGTTGCGGAGCGGAGCAACCCTCAGGAGTGATGACGATGTCAAACAAGCTCTCACCGCGCTTTTCCAACTCCAAGCATAGCTTGGACAAAGCCTCAGCATCATTGGACTCGATGGCCTTGAAGATGCGAGGAGCCAAAGCTGTATTTGATTTACAGCCCTGGACTTTTTTGACACCTTTTGCCTTATTTGCGCGCTGCTTTTTGCATGCCTTTTTGTAGCTCACCGACTCTTTTGCCGCCTTTGTCATCTTCAATTTCCTTTCATTGAAACAAGCCCAATTGCTTGCGAGAGGCGCAGTGTGAGACAGCTTGATCACTTTGTTTCACCGCAAGCCTTGGTATCAGGTTCAATCAGGTTTAATCAGGCTGGATGCGCGCAATAGTCGAAAGTATTCAAGAGGGAAAACCTGTCAGAATTCATTGCACTTTTTGGAGAGGCAATGGCCAATACGGGAAAAAGGCATCGCTTGAAGGATCTAGATGAGCGGATTGAGCTTGTTAGAACGCTCAACAGCATGTCGGTGAAAGAGCTGAAGACGACATTGCTCTCACCTGTTCACGTCAGCATTGCTACGGGTCGTGAGACCTCCACGTTGGAAGCGGACCGTGCAAAGCGGCGCAAAGCGTTAAAGGCTAATCCCCCTACTCCAATTCCAGGCAACTCACCCCTATCACTTGAGTTCATAGAGCCTGCAGAAGGCTATCGCGAAGTGCAATACCGAGCCTACGACTTGCTTGGATACCTCAACCGTCTAAGTGAATCGGCCATCCCAAAGATAAACCAGCCAAAGTCTGCGATAGCTGCAACTCAAATGCGGGGGTTCCAATCCTGGCTCTCGACGGCCATGCCCATGGATGACTGGCCCTTTGTGATTCAAGAAGATGGACGCCCGATCAGTTTTGCCCAAGCACTGATCACCGGCACGCTCACTGAGAACTGCAAACGACTTACTCTTAGTGAGTTCACCTACGAGCTCATGCACGCATCCAACAAGGCGTTTTCAAAGTTTGAACAAGCGGAGATAGAGAGGACTGCCAAGAAGCCTGTGCGTAAGGCTTCTGCTGGAAAGAGAGCCCCGCTCTAATGTGCTGAACCCTTTAAAGGGACTTGCTAGCCTTCTTAGGGTCTTTCTCACTGGCTACGGCAGCAATCTCGGTGGCCTCGATTGAAGCTTTTACTTCATTGACCTCCCCCTTTAGGATTGCCAGCCAAGGTTTTGCAAACTTCTTGTGTTCAGACTCCTTTAGCCAAATGGAGTGAACAGCTTGCACTGGGGTCAACCAAACACACCTTAGCTTGCCGAAATGAGCCGCAACGCACAGCTTCTCCATCTCAGGCAAGTCCATGCCCCAACCCTTGCAATGAAGAGTGTGGCGCCCCCTTCGATCCGTCTTTGGTGAAGCAAAGAACGGCACCGGCTGAGACACCCAACCGAGCAAGCCAGCAGAGGCAAGTTTCACTTCAAAAGTGCTGTAGCCAGCATTCTCTTTCTGGAATCTTCTGAGGTCGCCCATCAAATAGGTGACCGGTTGAT is from Rhodoferax aquaticus and encodes:
- a CDS encoding HsdM family class I SAM-dependent methyltransferase, which codes for MAEEFNDKTFETEQGHEQFNNAVFGHKFPSTSSNSASLTGPTTKTSQPAIKRLEAVNGQSSDNSASISSDEDVGQAIGAGVLKYKSLIWRTADTLRGTGVKESDYPSYMAPFFALALVESRIKRLRTEKMAEFESETGTPFNQADANHIQWLQINIQNEGYGYHPDIAQLGVGLAELVKVKTGNFYVQVESFLKQFDPETKRLLGVDYAPGQPKFLDIKGIALDLSSRPNDPLFTFCAGAGDTPGWAHVDLVEFDNSEVTTLEEHIKRMWADISAETAGEQYTPKDLIALACALGIEARRPNTNSSQICDVYDMACGGGNFLFAAEEALRKEFPGLSVRVRGQELNDALYALAALEARFRPDAQIAWGNTLTHDHYLAYKSGFIVANPPYGVDWKAFAATIKTSNCGRFDASRMPPTSDGQLLFLQHAVFHLEENGVGAIVHSGSTLFSGDAGGGESETRRWLFQEQDVVEAIVQLPKNEFFNTGIATYLWILNRNKPESRKGKVLLINAETCFKKLKKNLNMKNCEIDPANRTRILDCFKSFTDSDISRVMDVDDLLYNKVSLELHRHDEEGRAIQKSTAIDAAKVKSIVVDGMHYSTATGGVQQSASSNVGPSGSTGSSSGPLTAPVDSTDGSAKVFVDDFNGKVRSSEALSIELLDGSVWTMNREEHRIQEAKAGGVVNEHGLGVLSVKAKVAKSKAGENIRWDISVDPFMESDTETIPYSSRKDEHGNSLNDKLIADFIAKWVRDPSTIKAKSVGSEINFNRVFPKLAQIRASKDLLLEIALVDESLRAIEEEMSKFLTKSK
- a CDS encoding site-specific integrase, with protein sequence MKTAARDSVKTMPDTKRYRRTTIKEASQAYQLSLKCKRTTIQNLKILEREVGSTALANITTEFLNDYVTHMCATNSQYGRPYTKATIAKQIQALRGLVRFQAESLRVEPPLSAITISVLGDGWDNERTRLLEPHEEDALRTEFKNCVNDEHWPLLMTIALETGARQAEIVMAEQKEFDLNEKVWIIPAAHTKVKKTRQVPLSKVAHAAAKKLIKLLDEENERLLAADPKAKRLTRVFWPFSTPSSVSSGFRKLTRKLRIDDLHFHDLRHTAITRMVLTKRKLSVYEIMKIVGHTTLKMLDRYANLRGGDLVDRME